From the Mangifera indica cultivar Alphonso chromosome 10, CATAS_Mindica_2.1, whole genome shotgun sequence genome, one window contains:
- the LOC123227723 gene encoding LOW QUALITY PROTEIN: uncharacterized mitochondrial protein AtMg00370 (The sequence of the model RefSeq protein was modified relative to this genomic sequence to represent the inferred CDS: substituted 2 bases at 2 genomic stop codons): protein MKLCKKEKKVSATSDFIMGQHMMFILIYYAPLHQALLRPHSIIVXALPNLLFHFLWNNHKHFFYLVFTIXNSMRNLSIQCVILNNLISQLFNHLILPSSMLARLVNISLPRCNNKMLFVIRSPLPCLY from the exons ATGAA GTTATGTAAGAAGGAAAAGAAGGTATCAGCAACATCTGATTTTATTATGGGACAGCATATGATGTTCATATTGATCTATTATGCTCCTTTGCATCAAGCATTGCTTAGACCTCATTCAATAATTGTCTGAGCTCTACCAAatcttttgtttcatttcttaTGGAACAATCACAAACACTTTTTTTATCTTGTATTTACTATCTAAAATTCAATGCGTAACCTTAGCATTCAATGTGTAATCCTGAATAATCTCATTTCCCAATTATTCAACCATTTAATTTTACCGAGTTCAATGTTGGCCAGATTAGTCAACATTTCTTTGCCGCGATGCAACAACAAGATGTTATTTGTAATAAGGAGTCCTTTACCATGTTTGTACTAA